Part of the Synechococcus sp. MU1617 genome, TGCCCGACCTGCTGACGGCCATCAACGACTGCCGTCGCACCGTGGGCAGTTGCGGACGCCTCGACCATGGTGAGATTCCCCTGCAAACACCCGAGCAGGCCCTGGCTTGGTTGCTGGCCAGCGATGGCATCAGCTCCAGCGCTGACGCCCCCGTGGCCCTGGTGTTCGGACGGGAAGACCGCGGCCTCAGCAACAGTGAGCTACGGCTCTGCCAACGGGTTCTCTGCTTGCAAAGCGGTGAGTCCTATCCCTCGCTGAATCTGTCCCACGCCGTAGCTGTGGTGCTGCATGAGTTAGCCCGCCTTAACAGCGGCACAACCGAAACCCGCAGCATCGAACCCCCATCACCGGACCCGGCGGCCGCCAAAGCACTGTCAGCCTTGCTGGACGACGCAACCGACCTGCTGCTGGAAGCCGGTTTCCTGCTGGAGCACACCGCCGCCGCACGGATGGCCAAGGTGCGGGATCTGCTGCAACGCGCCACGGTGCGCGCCGAAGAAGTCGCTCTGCTGCGGGGGATGGTGCGCCAACTGCGCTGGGCCATCCGCGCCAACCGCCCCTAATCTCTGCCGAACATTCACGGCTGAAAGGTTGAGCAGCAGTCGTTCTTCACGTCGCTCCGCCGGTTGGAGAGGACCGGCCCAGCTCATCCTGCGGCTGGTCTTAATGGGGGTGGGTCTGGGACTGCTCACCGGCACAGGCCTGCGGCTGCTGGCCCCGGGCGTGCAACAGCAGAAAATCTCACTGCCCAGCTGGCTGGCCGATCAAGCCTTGATCACCACGCTGCTCGGCGACGCCGTGGAGCCGCCCAGCGCTGAGGACGCCGAAAAGCACACGAAGGCTGCGCCAGCCATCGCGAAGGGCCTCAAGCAGGCACGCTTTGCCCCAAGGCAAGAAATCAAGGCGCTGTCGCAGCGATGGGTGGAGCTGGCCGCGCAACAAACCGATCTGCAGGCCAGCGCCTACATGTTGATCCTTGACGACGGACGCTTTGCGGCCATGCAGGCGGAGCGACCAATGGCCGCCGCCAGCTCGATCAAGACGCCGATCCTTCTCGCGGTGCTGGAGCTGCTGGATCAGGGAACGCTTCAGTGGAACGAGCCGCTCACGCTCACCGAGGAGCTTGTGGGGGGAGGGGCCGGTTGGATGGCCTCCCGGCCCCTTGGCAGCCGCTTCCCCACCCATGAGGTGGCGACGGAAATGATCCGGGTCAGCGACAACTCCGCCACCAACTTGATGATTGCTCGGGCGGGGGGAATGGACGCAGTGAATGCCCGCTTTCAGGAGCTGGACCTCCCCTCCACTGTGGTGAACAACTGGCTGCCGGATCTCGACGGGACCAACACCACCAGTGCCCGGGATCTCAGCCGGGCCATTGCCCTGGTGGATAGCGGCGAGCTGCTCGCTCCCCGCAGCCGGGATCTGTTTCGCGAGGTGATGGGGACGTCGGTCACCAACACGCTGCTCCCCAGAGGCTTGATGCGCGGCCTCGGTGGGGCGCAGGGGGCACCTGACGCGAGCCTGGCCCGCAAGGGTTACCGCGTCTACAACAAAACCGGTGACATCGGCATCGCCTACGCCGATGCCGGGCTGATCGAACTCCCCGACGGCAGACGCGCTGTGGCGGGATTTCTGGTGGAAGGCCCCTTCAATGACCCCCGATCCACCGAACTGATCCGTCAGCTCGCCGCCGCCATGGCACCGCACCTCAAACCCATCCCTGTCCCGCCCAAACCATGAAGCTCGCCCCGCTGTTGTCTGCTGCCTGGCTGACCGTGATGGGACTGCCTGGCGCTGCGGAAGTGATTGAGCGTCAGCAGAGCGTTCGCCCCTTACCGGGAGCCCTCGACAGCGTGTTGATGGTGAACGACAACAACCCCGAACTGATTGATGACGACGGCATCCTGATCTCCACCTTTCCCGACGGGGAAGAGGCGTCAGTTCCGGTGGTACTCAACGGTCGCTTTGACCTGTTCAGCCACCACGTGTATGCCGGGGATGCCGAAGGCAACCCCAGCTCAACCCTGTGGCTGGCGGTACTGGCGGCTCCGCTGGGGAACGCACCTGTGACCCTGCAGCTGATCTCGGGCAGCACCTCGCTTTCGCAGGCCACGGAGTCCGGCCAGACCCAGGCCCCCTTCTTGCCCTTGCCGAGCCTGATGCCAGAG contains:
- a CDS encoding serine hydrolase — encoded protein: MSSSRSSRRSAGWRGPAQLILRLVLMGVGLGLLTGTGLRLLAPGVQQQKISLPSWLADQALITTLLGDAVEPPSAEDAEKHTKAAPAIAKGLKQARFAPRQEIKALSQRWVELAAQQTDLQASAYMLILDDGRFAAMQAERPMAAASSIKTPILLAVLELLDQGTLQWNEPLTLTEELVGGGAGWMASRPLGSRFPTHEVATEMIRVSDNSATNLMIARAGGMDAVNARFQELDLPSTVVNNWLPDLDGTNTTSARDLSRAIALVDSGELLAPRSRDLFREVMGTSVTNTLLPRGLMRGLGGAQGAPDASLARKGYRVYNKTGDIGIAYADAGLIELPDGRRAVAGFLVEGPFNDPRSTELIRQLAAAMAPHLKPIPVPPKP
- a CDS encoding RNA methyltransferase, giving the protein MNAVVVLVEPAGPLNIGSVARLCANFGVSELRLVAPRCDHLSEQALQMAVHGQELLQAAVVVPDLLTAINDCRRTVGSCGRLDHGEIPLQTPEQALAWLLASDGISSSADAPVALVFGREDRGLSNSELRLCQRVLCLQSGESYPSLNLSHAVAVVLHELARLNSGTTETRSIEPPSPDPAAAKALSALLDDATDLLLEAGFLLEHTAAARMAKVRDLLQRATVRAEEVALLRGMVRQLRWAIRANRP